The window AGCCCTGAATTATTTCATTTTAGGCGGTTGAGGGCTTTTTTTATGAAAATTGAACGATGTAATCCCAAAATCTTCGATGAACGAATAATAGAACAAGCCCGATACACTCAGTTTTTGGTGCATCGGGCCAGTTGTTGGTTCCATATGTTGTAGGTAAGTATGCTATTTTATAATCCCAATAATTTGGATGTCTCTTTGTAGTTGTTCAGGTTTAAACCGGTTGTTTCGGCTGCGTTGGCAGGTACCAAAACATAGCGAACTGTTAATGTTTCGCTATTTTGATAATTAAAAATACCTCCATTTTGATTCGTCGCCCTGAGCAGAACACCCGACAATGTTTCATTAACGAATATGGAAAAGTAGAAATAGGTATCAGTATCCGTATAAGGAAGAGCTACTATTTCATCGGATACATCTTCTTGGCTAAACCTTAAATAAACCATTACCACACCACCTGTTGCTATAAATTCTTCCAAATCGATATCCTTTACATTGATTAGCATGGTTCCAAAATTAGGAAGCGATTCTTCATCCCACTGAATAGTCTGCCAATCCGAAGCTATAACATTGGCGTTGCCATCTTGTCCGGCAGGCCCTTGGGCCCCGTCCATACCATCCAACCCGTCTTTGCCGTCTTCTGGGGAGCAGGAGGTTAAAAGTACACTTAGGCCCATAATCGCATACAGACCCATTTTCAAAAAATTCAAAGTTGTTGTTTTCATAATTTTTGATTTTTGTTAAGGTTCCATTTTGGACTTGGTTTCGGACTGTTTCACGGCCCTTCATTTGCCAAAATCCTAGATGGAGGTTGTTCATTTTAGGGCCAAAGTTAGACGGAGATTTTGTCCGATTTTGGGCCAATTGACGGATGATGCTTCTGAATTGACGGATGGGCCTTTTGGGTTGATCTGTGAAAAATGGAATAAGATTTATCCTACGAAATTTTAATGCTTCTGACCATTTTTAATCTCATTATTGGAATTACTTCATCCAAAAATTGAAGCATCGCTTCGCTTCAAATTGAATTATTCAGCACATCAACTGAAAGGAATGTATCTGGTGATGGACTAAAGGTGGAGTAGTGAGCTCATTCACCATACAAACCATCAAATAAAAAAGACTATGCGCTTAATTTTTAATACACTTTTTCTGTTAATCGGCACTTTTGGATTTACCCAAGCTGTGGATTACAACACCAAAGGGGGCTATTCCGTCGAAGGTTACGATGTCGTTTCCTATTTTCAAGGGCAACCGGTGGAAGGAAAAAGGGAGTTTACCACAACCTATGACGGAACCAAATTCAAATTTGCCAGCAAAGCGCATTTGGAAACCTTTCAGGGCGACCCAAAGGCCTATTTGCCACAATATGGAGGCTATTGTGCCTATGCTGTTGCCATTAATGGTAAAAAGGTGAGTGTAGACCCACTTACGTATGAAATCAGGGAAGATAAACTCTATCTATTTTATAATAAAGGCAAAAATAACACCTTGGAATTTTGGCGCAACGAATCTCCGAACGAATTGGTTTCCAAGGCAGATAAAAACTGGGAGCGGATCAAGAATTGATTATTCTTTCTATCTTATACTCCAATTGATCAAAAAACGAATACAAAACCAATATCTAAACTATCATGTTCAAATCATCCTTGGAAACCTTGGAGCAGTTTAAGCAGGTGCTTTTAGAGTTGCCGGCCGACTGTTATTCCCAATCCTGCGAAACCTTGTCCAATGCTTCCATAGGGCAGCATACCCGACATGTAATCGAACTTTACCTCTGTTTGATACAAGGATACGACCTTTCCGAGATTTCATACGACCGCAGGGAGCGTAACCTTCAAATTGAACAGGATTTGAATTATGCCCTGGAACGCATTTCCTACATTCAAGGGCATTTAGTAAAACCGAACAAGTCAATTCGGATTAGCTATGAACTGGGTGGTGAAGAAAGTAATCTGGAGTCCAATTATTTTAGGGAGGTGATGTACAATTTGGAGCACACCATACATCACCAAGCCTTGATCAAGGTTGGGATTCGGCATTTTTCCACCCAACAGCTGCCGGACTCCTTTGGAGTAGCACCATCTACCATGCAATACAGAAAGGAATGTGCACAGTAAGCTTTATTTCGCAAGGTGAAAATTATTGGATTACCTCCAACAGGGACGAGCATGTGTCACGACCCTCTGCCCATAAGCCAAACGAAGAGCGGATAGGTAAGGTTAAAGTACTTTTTCCCAAAGACCCCAAGGCGGGAGGTACCTGGTTCGCACTGAAAGAAGATGGCGCCGTAGCCGTGCTGCTCAACGGGGCCTTCGTAAATCACGCATCAAACGGAAAGTATGCCAAGAGTAGGGGATTGGTGCTGTTGGATATCATAGCATCAGAAGAGCCCTTTGTGTTCTTGCAAGAGATGGATCTATATCGAATCGAGCCCTTTACCTTGGTGCTTTTTCATAAGAAACTATTGGAGTTCAGGTGGGATGGTCACCAGAAATATTTTAAGCCCTTGGATCCCCAAGAGAATCATATATGGTCATCCGCCACTTTATATCATGATGATGTCATTGCACACCGAAAACAGTTGTTTGAAAAGTTCATGGCGAATACGAATGCTGTTTCGTATGAAAAGATATTGGATTTCCATTCCAATAACCATAGTGATTTTGAAAATGGGTTTATCATTGATAGGGAAACCGGATTAAAAACCTTTAGTGTCACCCAAGTGGTTTTGAATAGTGACGGAACCACAATGAGACATTTGGATTTACGGAACGATAGGTCTTTTCAAGTGCCTTTTACATCCAACCAACTTACGCTCTAAAAGCCATGGATTTTTTGAAACTGACATGGCATCGTATCACTCATTGGGAATATTGGCCCTTTTGGTTGATCTACTACCCCATGTTTCCTGTGTGGCTTTACTATTCCTTCAAAGCGAGGTCGATATTCTTTTTTAACGCCGCCAATCCTGGTATGAAGAATGGTGGCATGGCGATGATTTCCAAAATGGACATCTATCAAATGATTCCTTCACAGTTCATCCCCAAGACCTTGTTCGTGGATAAAAATGCCGCTGCTGACGCGACCTTGGAACGCATACGGGACCAAGGCATTGATTTCCCATTTATTGCCAAGCCGGATATTGGGATGAAGGCTTTTGGTGTAGAGAAGATTCATGATAAAGATGAATTTGCGCAGTATGTGGAATGGAGCCCTTCCCATTTTTTGGTGCAGGAACTGATTCCGTATCAAAAAGAAGTGGGCGTTTTTTATGTGCGCAGGCCCGGGGAACCATCAGGTACCGTCACCGGAGTGGTGGCCAAGGAGTTTCTTTCCATCACTGGCGATGGCCATAGCAGTATGTTGGAACTCATTAAGAAGAACCCGCGCAGTCATCTACAATTAAAAGTATTGCAAAAGAAATACGGTAACCAGTTGGAAGAAGTGCTGAAAGACGGGGAAACATTTGTTTTAGTCCCCTACGGAAGCCATACCCGTGGGGCCAAGTTTGTGGATATCAGCCATCGCATCAATAAAGATTTGGAGGAAACCATCAATGCCATCTGCTCTCAAATGAACGGGTTTTACTATGGACGGTTGGATGTGCTGTGCAACTCCTTTGAAGATTTGTGTCAAGGTCGCAACTTTAGCATTATCGAAGTGAACGGGGCAGGAGGGGAAGCGACACATATTTACGATCCCAAGCATTCCTTATGGTGGGCGTGGAGAGAAGTGGCGCGCCATTGGGGCATGTTATGTGAAATCAGCATTCTCAACAACCAAAAAGGACATGCTTATCTGAGTTTTCGTGATGGCAGGTCTATGCTGAAGCAAAACGGAGCCTTGCAGTCCCGTTTAAAATTCCATTGAAACCAATTAGGCCTTCTGTTCCGCCAATTCCAATTTATGCTTGATCGCATTCATGATGATGGGTGCGTGGATACGGGAGTTCTCGATAAACCATTTATGGGTTTCCATTCCGCCACAGATAACGCCTGCCAAAAATAGGCCTTCTACATTGGTTTCCATGGTTTCCGGGTGATAGTTGGGCAATCGTTTCGCGTCGTCGGATAATGCAATGCCCAGTTTTTCCAAAAAGGCAAAATTGGGACGATACCCCGTAAGTGCCAGTACAAAATCGTTCTCCAAAACAACTTCACCGTCTGGGGTTTCGATGATAATTTCGTTGGACTTGATTTCCTTGACCGTCGAATTGTAATAGGCCTTGATACTGCCTTCCTCAATACGGTTGATGATGTCGGGGCGCACCCAATATTTTACCCTTGGGCCCACCTCTGGGCCACGAATGATCAAGGTGACTTCGGCACCTTTGCGCCAACATTCCAAAGCGGCATCGATGGCAGAGTTACTGGCCCCAATAACAGCCAGTTTTTGACTGGCATAAAAGTGGGGGTCGTTATAATAATGTGATACTTTGGGTAAATCCTCGCCAGGAACATCGATGGTGTTGGGCAAATCGTAGAATCCGGTGGCCAGCACTACATTTTTAGCAGCATATTCCCCTTTGTTGGTCTTTACCAAAAAGGAATCATCCTGTTTTTCGGTATCCAAAACTTTTTCAAATAGGTGAATGTTGAGTTGGTTGGACGTCACGATCCTACGGTAGTATTCCAAAGCTTCATTGCGTTTGGGTTTGGCCTCCTTACTGATAAAGGGTATATTGTCGATTTCCAACTTCTCCGAGGAAGAGAAAAACTGCATGTTCACCGGATAATTGAACAACGAATTCACTATGGTTCCTTTTTCTATGATGATATAGGAAATCCCTTGTTTTTTCGCTTCCAATCCACAGGCAATCCCAATGGGACCACCTCCAATAATGACAACATCAAACTCCTGCATTAGGCAATTTTTTCCTTTAATTCTTTAATGGTAGCCATTGGGTCTTCACTTTTGAACACAAAACTGCCCGCTACCAGCACGTCTGCTCCATGGTCCACCAGCTTTTTGGCATTTCCTGCATTTACACCTCCATCGATCTCAATCAAGGTTTTCGCATTCTTGCGGTTGATGAGTTCTTTCAGGTCGGCTACTTTTTGATAGGTGTTCTTGATAAAGGATTGTCCGCCAAATCCAGGGTTTACGCTCATCACAAGAACAATATCAATATCCTGAATGGTATCTTCCAACAAATTCACCGAAGTGTGCGGGTTAATGGCCACACCAGCTTTCATCCCCTCGGCCTTAATGGCTTGCAATGTTCTATGCAAATGTGGACATGCTTCGTAGTGGACGGTAAGGTGGTCTACCCCCAAATCACCAAAAGTTTTGATGTACCTATCTGGGTCAATAATCATTAAATGGGTGTCCAACGGTTTTTTGGCATGCTTGGCAATGGCTTCTATTACGGGCATTCCAAAGGAAATATTGGGGACAAAAACCCCGTCCATGATATCCAAATGGAACCAATCGGCATCACTTTGATTCACCATTTCTATTTCCTGTTGAAGATTGGCAAAGTCGGATGCCAGTAGCGAAGGGGCAATCATTGATTTGTTCATGTTACAAAGTTAGCCAATTAGGGCCATCTTTAAACGAAAAAAACTCCGGTAATCAGCCGGAGTTTATTCATCAATCAAAAAACGAACAGTCATGATAAACTGTTATATCTTACTAAATTACAACTTTCCTGCCAAAAATCAAATTTAAGGATAGTTTAACTGTAATTATTCGTGTGTTTTTTACCCTTTATCCTAAATAAGTCTTTAAAATCTTACTTCTGGAGGTGTGTTTCAATCTTCGGATAGCTTTTTCCTTGATCTGGCGAACACGCTCCCTGGTCAGGTCAAAAGTTTCCCCAATTTCTTCCAAGGTCATGGAGTGCTGCCCGGCCAAACCAAAGTAAAGTCGGATAACATCGGCTTCACGAGGGGTCAAGGTTTCCAATGCACGCTCGATTTCTGTACGTAGCGAATCGTGCAAAAGTTCCTTGTCCGGGTTAGGGGATTCCCCACTGCGCAATACATCGTACAGGTTGGAATCCTCACCATCGATCAAAGGTGCATCCATCGATACGTGGCGCCCTGAGTTTTTCAAGGATTGCTTCACATCTTCCACGGTCATGTCCAATTCTTTGGCAATTTCCTCTGCGGAAGGTGGACGCTCGTGCGCTTGCTCCAAGAAAGCAAAGGTTTTGTTGATCTTGTTGATGGAACCGATTTTGTTCAACGGCAAACGAACAATACGGGACTGCTCTGCCAAAGCCTGAAGAATGGATTGACGAATCCACCAAACAGCGTAAGAAATAAATTTAAATCCACGGGTTTCATCAAAACGCTGGGCTGCTTTAATAAGGCCCAAGTTTCCTTCATTGATCAAATCCGGAAGTGTCAACCCTTGATTTTGGTATTGTTTTGCTACAGAAACCACGAACCTAAGGTTGGCTTTGGTCAATTTTTCCAGGGCAACCTGGTCTCCCGCTTTAATGCGCTGTGCCAATTCCACTTCCTCATCGGCGGTAATCAAATCCACCTTTCCAATCTCCTGCAAATACTTGTCCAACGACGCGGTTTCCCTATTGGTAACCTGTTTTGTAATCTTTAACTGTCTCATCTAATTATCCCTTCAAATTTTGTTTTGTGAACCGGAGCTCAATAGGTTATACGTTCATCAAACGGAAAAAGTTACATTTTAGTTACATTTTTTTAAAAAAACCTCATTTCTAGCTATTGAGATCGACCACTTCTCGACTGCGCTCGAAGTGACAATGTAAGACCCTGACTCTATTAAAAAACAAAACCCCGAGGAATTTCCCCGGGGTTCTTTCTATATCTAGAAAGGTTGATAGTTAATCCCTTCTCGGCTTTCTATCGCGGTTGCCACCTCTGCGGTCGCCACCACCTCTACGGTCACCGCCTCTGCGATCACCATCTCTATCGTTTCTTGGTGCACGCTCTTTGTACCCTTCAGGTTTTGGCAATAAGGCTTTTCTTGATACCTTCTCCTTTTTGGTTCTTGGGTCCAGCCCGAAGTATTTCACATCGAACACATCACCCATGTTCACCACATCGGATACATTTTCAGTACGTTCCCATGCCAATTCCGATACATGGAGCAGAACTTCATTGCCAGGCGCTTCGGTGTATTCCACCACAGCTCCAAAGTCAAGCATTTTGATGACTTTTACTTCGTAAACGCTACCTACTTCCGGTTTGAACATCAACGCATCGATTTTGGCCAATACCTTGTCGATACCATCCTGATCTGTACCCAAGATTTCCACGATACCTTCCTCGGTATCTGGGTCCTCATTGATTACAATAGTGGTTTTGGTCGTTTTCTGAAGCTCTTGAATCACTTCTCCACCTTTACCGATAAGGGCACCAATGTACTCTCCAGGAATAATTCTGGTAACGATTTTTGGTGCGTAGGATTTCACCTCTGGTCTTGGCTCGGCAATGGTTTCTACCAATTTGTCCAAAATGTGCATTCTGCCATCTCTGGCCTGCATCAAGGCTTTTACCAAGATTTCGTAGGAAAGCCCTTTTACTTTGATGTCCATTTGACAAGCTGTGATACCATCTGCAGTACCGGTGACCTTAAAGTCCATATCGCCCAAGTGATCTTCGTCACCCAAGATATCGGATAGAACAGCATATTTGCCAGTTTCGGTATCGGTAATCAATCCCATGGCAATTCCGGAAACTGGTTTTTTCAGTTGAATACCAGCATCCATCAATGCCATGGTACCGGAACATACAGTGGCCATGGAAGAGGAACCGTTGGATTCCAATACTTCTGACACCACACGAACGGTGTACGGGCAATCCGCAGGAATCATACCTTTTAACGCACGTTGCGCCAGGTTACCGTGACCAACTTCTCTACGGGAAGTACCTCGAATGGGTCTTGCTTCACCAGTGGAGAAAGGAGGGAAGTTGTAGTGCAAATAGAATGTTTCCTCACCTTCATAGGATGG is drawn from Flagellimonas sp. MMG031 and contains these coding sequences:
- a CDS encoding YHS domain-containing (seleno)protein; the protein is MRLIFNTLFLLIGTFGFTQAVDYNTKGGYSVEGYDVVSYFQGQPVEGKREFTTTYDGTKFKFASKAHLETFQGDPKAYLPQYGGYCAYAVAINGKKVSVDPLTYEIREDKLYLFYNKGKNNTLEFWRNESPNELVSKADKNWERIKN
- a CDS encoding DinB family protein, which produces MFKSSLETLEQFKQVLLELPADCYSQSCETLSNASIGQHTRHVIELYLCLIQGYDLSEISYDRRERNLQIEQDLNYALERISYIQGHLVKPNKSIRISYELGGEESNLESNYFREVMYNLEHTIHHQALIKVGIRHFSTQQLPDSFGVAPSTMQYRKECAQ
- a CDS encoding NRDE family protein; protein product: MCTVSFISQGENYWITSNRDEHVSRPSAHKPNEERIGKVKVLFPKDPKAGGTWFALKEDGAVAVLLNGAFVNHASNGKYAKSRGLVLLDIIASEEPFVFLQEMDLYRIEPFTLVLFHKKLLEFRWDGHQKYFKPLDPQENHIWSSATLYHDDVIAHRKQLFEKFMANTNAVSYEKILDFHSNNHSDFENGFIIDRETGLKTFSVTQVVLNSDGTTMRHLDLRNDRSFQVPFTSNQLTL
- a CDS encoding D-alanine--D-alanine ligase — protein: MDFLKLTWHRITHWEYWPFWLIYYPMFPVWLYYSFKARSIFFFNAANPGMKNGGMAMISKMDIYQMIPSQFIPKTLFVDKNAAADATLERIRDQGIDFPFIAKPDIGMKAFGVEKIHDKDEFAQYVEWSPSHFLVQELIPYQKEVGVFYVRRPGEPSGTVTGVVAKEFLSITGDGHSSMLELIKKNPRSHLQLKVLQKKYGNQLEEVLKDGETFVLVPYGSHTRGAKFVDISHRINKDLEETINAICSQMNGFYYGRLDVLCNSFEDLCQGRNFSIIEVNGAGGEATHIYDPKHSLWWAWREVARHWGMLCEISILNNQKGHAYLSFRDGRSMLKQNGALQSRLKFH
- a CDS encoding YpdA family putative bacillithiol disulfide reductase, with translation MQEFDVVIIGGGPIGIACGLEAKKQGISYIIIEKGTIVNSLFNYPVNMQFFSSSEKLEIDNIPFISKEAKPKRNEALEYYRRIVTSNQLNIHLFEKVLDTEKQDDSFLVKTNKGEYAAKNVVLATGFYDLPNTIDVPGEDLPKVSHYYNDPHFYASQKLAVIGASNSAIDAALECWRKGAEVTLIIRGPEVGPRVKYWVRPDIINRIEEGSIKAYYNSTVKEIKSNEIIIETPDGEVVLENDFVLALTGYRPNFAFLEKLGIALSDDAKRLPNYHPETMETNVEGLFLAGVICGGMETHKWFIENSRIHAPIIMNAIKHKLELAEQKA
- the rpe gene encoding ribulose-phosphate 3-epimerase; the protein is MNKSMIAPSLLASDFANLQQEIEMVNQSDADWFHLDIMDGVFVPNISFGMPVIEAIAKHAKKPLDTHLMIIDPDRYIKTFGDLGVDHLTVHYEACPHLHRTLQAIKAEGMKAGVAINPHTSVNLLEDTIQDIDIVLVMSVNPGFGGQSFIKNTYQKVADLKELINRKNAKTLIEIDGGVNAGNAKKLVDHGADVLVAGSFVFKSEDPMATIKELKEKIA
- a CDS encoding sigma-70 family RNA polymerase sigma factor; protein product: MRQLKITKQVTNRETASLDKYLQEIGKVDLITADEEVELAQRIKAGDQVALEKLTKANLRFVVSVAKQYQNQGLTLPDLINEGNLGLIKAAQRFDETRGFKFISYAVWWIRQSILQALAEQSRIVRLPLNKIGSINKINKTFAFLEQAHERPPSAEEIAKELDMTVEDVKQSLKNSGRHVSMDAPLIDGEDSNLYDVLRSGESPNPDKELLHDSLRTEIERALETLTPREADVIRLYFGLAGQHSMTLEEIGETFDLTRERVRQIKEKAIRRLKHTSRSKILKTYLG
- a CDS encoding polyribonucleotide nucleotidyltransferase yields the protein MIPKTFREVIDLGDGREISIETGKLAKQAHGSVVVQSGKCMLLCTVVSNYKASDVDFLPLTVDYREKFAAAGRYPGGFFKREARPSDGEVLTMRLVDRVLRPLFPKDYHSETQVMIQLMSHDEEVMPDAMAGLAASAAIQLSDLPFECPISEVRVGRVNGELIINPTRAQLEESDIDMMIGASADSVMMVEGEMSEISEEEMVEAIKFAHEAIKVQCAAQVKLAEAFGKKEVREYEPEAEDADLEKKIHDMAYDKVYEVAKAGSSKKERSEAFAAIKEEIKASFSEEELEEIGDLVSKYYHKAEKEAVRNLTLEEGLRLDGRKTTDIRPIWCEIDYLPSVHGSAIFTRGETQALATVTLGTSREANQIDMPSYEGEETFYLHYNFPPFSTGEARPIRGTSRREVGHGNLAQRALKGMIPADCPYTVRVVSEVLESNGSSSMATVCSGTMALMDAGIQLKKPVSGIAMGLITDTETGKYAVLSDILGDEDHLGDMDFKVTGTADGITACQMDIKVKGLSYEILVKALMQARDGRMHILDKLVETIAEPRPEVKSYAPKIVTRIIPGEYIGALIGKGGEVIQELQKTTKTTIVINEDPDTEEGIVEILGTDQDGIDKVLAKIDALMFKPEVGSVYEVKVIKMLDFGAVVEYTEAPGNEVLLHVSELAWERTENVSDVVNMGDVFDVKYFGLDPRTKKEKVSRKALLPKPEGYKERAPRNDRDGDRRGGDRRGGGDRRGGNRDRKPRRD